From Hymenobacter sedentarius, a single genomic window includes:
- a CDS encoding Y-family DNA polymerase yields MFGLVDCNNFYVSCERVFQPRLEGRPVVVLSNNDGCIISRSAEAKALGLKMGEPYFQVKEQLQREQVQVFSSNYTLYGDMSRRVMHYLGATVPGVEIYSIDEAFLDLGGLEQHLTPYLGNLTDLAQRLRVGVKARTGIPVCVGVAPTKTLAKLANRLAKKDAGLDGVLYLDSAQRRTWALGQVPVGDVWGVGRQYAHKLTAAGIDSAADLSRVSEAWARKFLGGVVGARLVRELQGYPCSGLAPSEDGTLRRQSISCSRTFGRPLRERASVLGALSAFVARAAEKLRRQGDLAHVLTVFISKSRFGPDAGGHSRSAVLTLPVPTNDTRELTARAAQLLGRLWEPGAVYVKAGVVMAGLEAPGGQQLGLFGEAAPLAAGAAVEGRSAQMMAALDGLNARFGRGTVQLAAALGPKGGGPVPWKGQAAWRTPAYTTRLEDLMVVK; encoded by the coding sequence ATGTTCGGCCTGGTAGATTGCAACAACTTCTATGTGAGTTGTGAGCGGGTGTTTCAGCCCCGGTTGGAAGGGCGGCCGGTGGTGGTTTTGAGCAACAACGACGGTTGTATTATTTCAAGGTCGGCGGAGGCAAAAGCGTTGGGCCTGAAAATGGGCGAGCCGTATTTTCAGGTAAAGGAGCAGCTGCAGCGCGAGCAGGTGCAAGTGTTCAGCTCGAACTACACGCTCTACGGGGATATGTCGCGGCGCGTGATGCACTACCTGGGGGCGACGGTGCCGGGGGTGGAAATCTATTCCATTGATGAGGCCTTTCTGGATTTGGGCGGCCTGGAACAGCATTTGACGCCGTACCTGGGCAACCTGACCGACCTGGCGCAACGGCTGCGGGTGGGCGTGAAAGCACGCACGGGCATTCCGGTGTGCGTGGGCGTGGCCCCGACCAAGACGCTGGCCAAGCTGGCGAACCGGCTGGCCAAGAAAGATGCGGGCCTGGACGGGGTGCTGTACCTGGACTCAGCGCAGCGGCGGACGTGGGCGCTGGGGCAGGTGCCGGTGGGCGACGTGTGGGGCGTGGGGCGGCAGTACGCGCACAAGCTGACGGCGGCGGGCATCGACTCGGCGGCGGACCTGTCGCGGGTGTCGGAGGCCTGGGCGCGGAAGTTCCTGGGCGGGGTTGTGGGGGCGCGGTTGGTGCGCGAGCTGCAGGGCTACCCCTGCTCCGGCCTGGCCCCGAGCGAGGACGGGACGCTGCGCCGGCAAAGCATCAGCTGCTCGCGAACATTCGGGCGGCCGTTGCGGGAGCGGGCGTCGGTGCTGGGGGCGCTGTCGGCGTTCGTGGCGCGGGCGGCGGAAAAGCTGCGGCGGCAGGGCGACCTGGCGCACGTTCTCACGGTGTTTATCAGCAAAAGCCGGTTTGGGCCGGATGCGGGCGGGCATTCGCGCTCGGCGGTGCTGACGCTGCCGGTGCCCACCAACGACACGCGGGAGCTGACCGCACGGGCGGCACAGCTACTGGGCCGGCTGTGGGAGCCGGGAGCGGTGTATGTGAAGGCGGGCGTGGTAATGGCCGGGCTGGAAGCGCCGGGCGGCCAGCAGTTGGGGCTTTTTGGGGAGGCTGCGCCGTTGGCAGCAGGGGCCGCGGTGGAAGGCAGGAGCGCGCAGATGATGGCGGCGCTGGATGGGCTTAATGCGCGTTTCGGGCGCGGGACCGTGCAGCTGGCGGCGGCGCTGGGGCCGAAAGGTGGCGGGCCGGTACCCTGGAAGGGTCAGGCGGCCTGGCGCACGCCGGCCTACACTACTCGGCTGGAGGACCTGATGGTCGTTAAATAA
- a CDS encoding toll/interleukin-1 receptor domain-containing protein: MELTPVRENIEKQFAAEKQLVEQHLPVPDTRDYFLCHAWNDRKEVAKELYDMLVSHGSSVWFSEKDVLLGSTLMREIDKGLAKSRTGIVLVTPAFLQTLLKMGVADKELSALLSQGKLVPVLHETTFEELYKVSPLLASRAGLNTAEDSMSDIAARLAELAAPPESVDHA, encoded by the coding sequence TTGGAGCTTACACCAGTGCGTGAGAATATCGAGAAACAATTCGCCGCTGAAAAGCAATTGGTCGAGCAACACTTACCCGTGCCAGACACCCGGGACTATTTTCTATGCCACGCATGGAATGACAGAAAGGAGGTTGCAAAAGAGCTGTATGACATGCTTGTTTCGCATGGTTCATCCGTATGGTTTAGCGAGAAAGATGTTCTCCTAGGCTCAACGTTGATGCGAGAAATAGACAAAGGACTGGCGAAATCGAGAACCGGAATTGTGCTAGTAACCCCTGCATTTCTTCAAACCCTGTTGAAAATGGGTGTTGCTGACAAAGAGCTTTCAGCACTTCTGTCTCAGGGTAAACTTGTTCCTGTTCTGCACGAGACGACCTTCGAAGAACTTTACAAAGTCAGCCCTTTGCTCGCCTCGCGAGCTGGTTTAAACACAGCAGAAGATTCGATGTCAGATATAGCAGCCAGGCTAGCCGAGTTAGCCGCTCCCCCCGAGTCTGTTGACCACGCGTAG
- a CDS encoding PD-(D/E)XK nuclease-like domain-containing protein — MFTNHHHHVGLSQEAHRALPFISNTDLTEAKNRALGLTRQPNPQALAFGSHFHTAVLEPDQYQRTTQRVPWQQIEDLAAAVRRQRFCRDLLYRGQAEQTHTATHESTGLNVKVRPDLMITSPKTGRRVLVDFKTTSAPDYAHFVATIEQYDYDRQAALYSDLLGAARFIIIGVQKKSPFEVWQFEVTPAPGLIEQGRKKYERLMKVYVQQARASLPTKPA, encoded by the coding sequence ATGTTCACCAACCATCACCACCACGTCGGCCTGAGCCAGGAAGCCCACCGCGCCCTGCCCTTCATTTCCAACACCGACCTGACCGAAGCCAAAAACCGCGCCCTCGGCCTCACCCGCCAGCCCAACCCGCAGGCCCTGGCCTTCGGCAGCCACTTCCATACCGCCGTGCTGGAGCCCGACCAGTACCAGCGCACCACCCAGCGCGTGCCCTGGCAACAGATTGAGGACCTGGCCGCCGCCGTACGCCGCCAACGCTTCTGCCGCGACCTGCTCTACCGCGGCCAGGCCGAGCAGACCCACACCGCTACTCACGAATCCACTGGCCTAAACGTGAAAGTGCGCCCCGACCTGATGATTACCAGTCCCAAAACGGGGCGGCGCGTGCTGGTCGATTTCAAAACCACCAGCGCCCCCGACTACGCCCACTTCGTCGCCACCATCGAGCAGTACGACTACGACCGCCAAGCCGCCTTATACTCCGACCTGCTAGGCGCGGCCCGCTTCATCATTATTGGTGTCCAGAAGAAAAGCCCGTTCGAGGTATGGCAGTTCGAGGTAACGCCGGCCCCCGGCCTCATTGAACAGGGCCGCAAAAAGTACGAGCGACTGATGAAAGTATATGTGCAGCAGGCGCGGGCTAGCTTGCCAACCAAACCAGCTTGA
- a CDS encoding DUF3846 domain-containing protein, translating into MPRTATTYQPHLLDPHSATPQPVSPANGRSFKLAELYQLLDCQTVDVVRLSPELILIIDDEGKFRHPAYLNLLATYLWYQHQPEARGVDSIVGRAIICHDKQFR; encoded by the coding sequence ATGCCCCGCACCGCTACTACTTATCAGCCCCATTTGCTCGACCCGCACAGCGCCACGCCGCAGCCGGTCAGCCCCGCCAACGGCCGCAGCTTCAAGCTGGCCGAATTGTACCAGCTGCTCGACTGCCAGACCGTCGACGTGGTACGCCTCAGCCCCGAGCTCATTCTCATCATCGACGACGAGGGCAAGTTCCGCCACCCGGCCTACCTCAACCTGCTGGCCACCTACCTCTGGTACCAGCACCAGCCCGAGGCGCGAGGCGTCGACAGCATCGTGGGCCGCGCCATCATCTGCCACGACAAGCAATTCCGCTAG
- a CDS encoding SLOG family protein: MENVQKMAVAVVGSRSVVSCPALLVRLDALQAAGELHQVVSGGAAGVDRMAARWAAGAGVGLLEMLPDYRAHGPAAPLVRNGAIVEAADLVLVVWDGQSRGTLDAARKAARLGKRVEWLGAPAPSAAPVPGGLGL, encoded by the coding sequence ATGGAAAATGTGCAAAAAATGGCGGTAGCGGTGGTGGGCAGCCGGAGCGTGGTGAGCTGCCCGGCGCTGCTGGTCCGGCTTGATGCGCTGCAGGCTGCCGGTGAGCTGCACCAGGTGGTGAGCGGGGGCGCGGCGGGCGTGGACCGCATGGCGGCCCGGTGGGCGGCGGGCGCTGGTGTGGGGCTGCTGGAAATGCTGCCCGACTACCGCGCCCACGGCCCGGCCGCGCCGCTGGTGCGCAACGGGGCGATAGTGGAAGCGGCTGACCTGGTGCTGGTGGTGTGGGACGGGCAAAGCCGGGGCACCCTGGACGCTGCACGCAAAGCCGCCAGGCTGGGCAAGCGCGTGGAATGGCTGGGCGCGCCTGCACCGAGCGCGGCCCCGGTGCCGGGTGGGCTGGGCCTGTGA
- a CDS encoding M15 family metallopeptidase yields the protein MITECYRSVARQEELYAQGRTKPGAIVTYKRGGESKHNWLPCPALDVAFLLPNGEMSWSGLLLSKFARLMKAADARVHWGGDWPGFKDRPHFEV from the coding sequence ATGATTACGGAATGCTACCGGTCGGTGGCGCGCCAAGAGGAGCTGTACGCGCAGGGGCGGACCAAGCCCGGGGCCATTGTGACGTACAAGCGCGGGGGCGAGTCGAAGCACAACTGGTTGCCCTGCCCTGCTCTGGACGTGGCGTTTCTGCTGCCGAATGGGGAAATGTCGTGGTCGGGGCTGCTGCTGAGCAAGTTTGCGCGGCTGATGAAGGCGGCCGATGCGCGGGTGCATTGGGGCGGCGACTGGCCCGGGTTTAAGGACCGGCCGCATTTTGAGGTATGA
- a CDS encoding PKD domain-containing protein codes for MKKLFPRNASVVLLLAGLALASCSKKPDACFTIEKGQPSSKLNDEVEVNAACSTDADDYVWDFGDGASTTGAKAKHKYNAVGQFTVKLTAKNSSKESTTSKQVTIVP; via the coding sequence ATGAAAAAGTTATTCCCTCGCAACGCTTCAGTGGTGCTCCTGCTGGCGGGTCTGGCCCTGGCCAGTTGCTCGAAAAAACCGGATGCCTGCTTCACTATTGAGAAAGGCCAACCGAGCTCGAAGCTAAACGACGAGGTGGAAGTCAATGCGGCCTGCAGCACCGACGCCGACGACTACGTGTGGGACTTTGGCGACGGTGCCAGCACGACCGGAGCCAAGGCCAAGCACAAGTACAACGCGGTGGGACAGTTCACGGTGAAGCTCACGGCGAAGAACAGCAGCAAGGAATCGACGACGAGCAAGCAGGTAACCATTGTGCCCTAA